The following are encoded in a window of Brevibacillus ruminantium genomic DNA:
- a CDS encoding HAMP domain-containing methyl-accepting chemotaxis protein has translation MTIRKKVLLGYASLIICLLLASSIALFLMNKIEGKAEEIDANWMPSVLVLGSLSENISNLPAVISEIGLESKIERISQLEIEANTILKEIERDQKIYEPLISSDAEKQLYHIFLDSWEVYKEKIPHVLQIARDNDSAKTIAAINDTFSHWNKANEGIKDLVALNGKGASEATVGAVSLNQTGLTIVILISLLALIIGVVLALITMRDIKRVTQQIQHSSGSVASSSEEISASIEEVASGSQHQAASVALVSDMIEQMNQAINQTAVNIEQTNEFVNKTVTVAYSGGEMMENSIDGMKDITAKVDELLTNSQRIDRITSSIQDIANQTNLLALNASIEAARAGEHGRGFAVVASEVGKLAKQSSTATKEIIDLISEMQTSTQKTVETVGNGSALVSQAYQSFDEIVRFVKETSSRIAEVAASCEEQSAQIAEVLKAAQNIAAVTEETSASTEETSNAVVDLAKMAENLNQLVAKF, from the coding sequence ATGACTATACGAAAGAAAGTATTACTCGGCTATGCATCTCTTATCATATGCCTGCTCCTGGCCTCATCGATTGCGTTGTTTCTGATGAACAAAATCGAAGGAAAGGCAGAAGAGATTGATGCAAACTGGATGCCCAGTGTTCTGGTGCTTGGCAGTTTGAGTGAGAACATCTCCAACCTTCCAGCCGTTATTTCCGAGATCGGTTTGGAAAGTAAAATTGAGAGAATCAGCCAGTTGGAGATTGAAGCAAATACGATTTTAAAAGAGATCGAGAGAGACCAAAAGATATATGAACCTCTGATCTCTTCCGATGCGGAAAAACAACTATATCACATATTTTTGGATAGCTGGGAGGTCTACAAGGAGAAAATCCCCCACGTCCTGCAAATCGCAAGAGATAACGACTCGGCTAAAACAATCGCAGCGATCAATGACACCTTTTCACACTGGAATAAGGCAAATGAAGGGATTAAGGACCTCGTGGCGTTGAATGGAAAAGGAGCCAGTGAAGCCACCGTGGGTGCCGTTTCCCTGAACCAAACCGGATTGACGATTGTCATCTTGATCAGCTTGCTGGCCCTCATCATCGGTGTGGTGCTTGCTTTGATTACGATGCGCGATATCAAAAGAGTGACACAGCAGATTCAGCATTCCTCCGGAAGCGTGGCCAGCTCCTCGGAAGAGATTTCGGCCAGTATTGAAGAGGTCGCCAGCGGCAGCCAGCATCAAGCTGCGTCTGTCGCCCTGGTGTCCGATATGATTGAACAAATGAATCAGGCCATCAACCAGACAGCTGTGAACATTGAACAGACCAATGAGTTCGTGAACAAGACAGTCACTGTTGCGTACAGCGGCGGAGAAATGATGGAAAACTCCATCGACGGCATGAAAGATATCACGGCCAAAGTAGATGAGCTGCTGACCAATTCGCAGCGGATCGACCGAATTACCAGCTCGATTCAGGATATCGCCAATCAGACGAATCTGCTCGCCCTGAATGCATCCATCGAGGCAGCCCGGGCTGGTGAGCATGGAAGAGGCTTTGCCGTCGTAGCCAGTGAAGTGGGCAAATTGGCCAAACAAAGCAGCACGGCGACGAAGGAGATTATCGATCTGATCAGCGAAATGCAGACCAGCACCCAAAAAACAGTGGAAACCGTGGGCAATGGGAGTGCACTGGTCTCCCAAGCCTACCAATCCTTTGATGAAATCGTACGCTTTGTAAAAGAGACGTCCTCGCGTATCGCCGAGGTAGCGGCCAGTTGCGAGGAGCAAAGCGCGCAGATCGCAGAAGTGCTGAAAGCTGCCCAAAATATCGCAGCCGTCACCGAAGAGACCTCAGCCAGCACAGAAGAAACCTCGAATGCAGTGGTTGATCTGGCGAAGATGGCGGAAAATCTGAACCAACTGGTGGCAAAGTTTTAA
- the cls gene encoding cardiolipin synthase, with protein sequence MELFQQFYTVLSIFNLLLAAVLIFMERRNIASTWAWLMVLLFLPGVGFVIYLLFGQRLSRKKLYKLREGEFSRYRSALKEQKQQIEKGEIHFHDPAIVDYRNMIRMNMVSDDALFTQDNEIELYTEGHSKFEALFSCIEKAEDHIHLLYYIIRKDELGQRLIQALTERAKQGVQVRLLYDAIGSSELTPRFFRPLVEAGGEVASFFRSPIPYVNLWVNFRNHRKLVIIDGVIGFIGGVNVGNEYLGMDKKLGYWRDTHMKMTGNAVHLLQTRFYLDWNLTAQGQRRLKDEVRYFPVIHGTGKVGVQIVSSGPNSEKQQIKHGYLKMIYNAKERIYLQSPYLIPDDSLLTALKMAAMSGVDVRVMIPGRADHKLVYWASQSYLGELLKSGVRCFRYEKGFLHAKSIVVDGQIASVGTANLDIRSFKINFETNAFLFDSATAERLERIFMDDLKECHEVTREEYENRPLKARLQESLTRLLSPIL encoded by the coding sequence ATGGAGCTGTTTCAGCAATTTTATACGGTCTTATCTATCTTCAATCTGTTGTTGGCAGCAGTCTTGATTTTCATGGAAAGGCGCAATATCGCCTCGACCTGGGCCTGGCTGATGGTCTTATTGTTTTTACCTGGTGTAGGGTTTGTGATTTATCTATTGTTTGGACAGAGATTGTCGCGAAAAAAGCTGTATAAACTGAGAGAAGGGGAATTTTCCCGTTATCGGTCGGCCTTGAAGGAGCAAAAACAGCAGATCGAGAAAGGTGAGATTCACTTTCACGATCCGGCTATCGTCGATTATCGAAATATGATCCGCATGAATATGGTCAGCGATGACGCCCTGTTTACCCAAGACAATGAAATCGAGCTGTATACGGAGGGGCATAGCAAATTCGAAGCCCTGTTTTCCTGTATAGAAAAGGCAGAAGATCATATCCATTTGCTGTATTACATTATCCGTAAAGACGAACTGGGACAGCGGCTGATCCAGGCTCTGACCGAGCGGGCGAAGCAAGGAGTACAGGTGCGGCTGCTGTACGACGCGATCGGTTCTTCGGAGCTGACGCCGCGTTTTTTCCGGCCGTTGGTGGAGGCAGGCGGAGAAGTGGCTTCATTTTTCCGATCACCGATCCCTTATGTGAACCTGTGGGTCAATTTCCGCAACCATCGCAAGCTCGTCATCATCGATGGTGTCATCGGCTTTATCGGGGGGGTTAATGTCGGGAATGAATATCTCGGGATGGATAAAAAGCTGGGGTACTGGCGGGACACGCATATGAAGATGACCGGGAATGCCGTCCATTTGCTGCAGACACGCTTTTACCTGGACTGGAATCTGACGGCGCAGGGGCAGAGGCGGTTGAAGGACGAGGTGCGCTATTTCCCTGTGATTCATGGAACGGGAAAGGTGGGCGTACAGATCGTCTCCAGCGGTCCCAACTCGGAAAAGCAGCAAATCAAGCATGGCTATCTCAAGATGATCTACAATGCCAAGGAACGGATTTATTTGCAATCGCCCTATCTGATCCCGGATGACAGCCTGCTCACGGCATTAAAAATGGCGGCTATGTCCGGCGTCGATGTTCGGGTCATGATTCCCGGCAGAGCGGATCACAAGCTGGTCTACTGGGCTTCGCAATCCTACCTGGGTGAGCTGCTCAAGAGCGGCGTGCGCTGCTTTCGATATGAAAAAGGATTTCTTCATGCCAAATCAATCGTCGTCGATGGACAGATCGCGTCGGTCGGGACGGCCAATCTGGATATCCGGAGCTTTAAGATTAACTTTGAGACCAATGCGTTTTTGTTCGATTCAGCCACGGCAGAGCGGTTGGAGCGGATATTTATGGACGATTTGAAGGAGTGTCACGAGGTGACCCGGGAGGAGTATGAAAATCGCCCGCTGAAAGCGCGGCTGCAGGAGTCGCTGACGCGGTTGTTGTCGCCGATTTTGTAG
- a CDS encoding RNA polymerase sigma factor has product MEESTPFDPAYWVSRAKRKREDFAPLYDFYFERIYRYFAFKVGRSHAEDLTQLTFLKAMNGLSSYREESLFSTWLFQIAKRVLLDENRRLRRRPKETELDIIQTERSEGHAERTAIQIDLLSALQQLPETEREIIMLRFFADCTLVEVAEILEMGESAVKNRLYRALEKLKGKLHGWGDMNERRQEKNSFI; this is encoded by the coding sequence GTGGAAGAGTCGACGCCTTTTGACCCGGCCTACTGGGTTTCGCGAGCCAAACGGAAGCGCGAGGATTTTGCTCCGCTGTACGATTTTTATTTTGAACGAATTTACCGCTATTTTGCATTCAAGGTGGGGAGGTCGCATGCAGAAGATTTGACACAGCTCACCTTTTTGAAAGCCATGAATGGACTGTCGAGCTACCGGGAAGAATCGCTTTTTTCCACCTGGCTGTTTCAGATTGCAAAGCGTGTGCTGCTGGACGAAAACCGGAGACTTCGACGGCGGCCGAAGGAGACGGAGCTGGATATCATACAGACCGAACGATCGGAGGGACATGCCGAGCGGACAGCGATTCAAATTGATCTGTTATCCGCTTTGCAGCAGTTGCCTGAGACGGAGCGAGAGATCATCATGCTGAGGTTTTTCGCGGACTGTACGCTCGTCGAGGTCGCAGAAATTCTGGAGATGGGTGAAAGCGCAGTGAAAAACCGGCTCTACCGGGCTCTGGAAAAGCTGAAAGGCAAATTACACGGATGGGGGGATATGAATGAACGGCGACAGGAAAAAAACAGCTTTATCTGA